Within Gilvibacter sp. SZ-19, the genomic segment AAGGCTACCCTTTGCGTTGATCTTTAAGAGCCCGTGCTAAGGCTTTCACAGTGTTTTCATCACTGTGACTTTCTCCCTTTTTTATTGCTGCGGAGTGGATCGCACCAAAACCGCATGATAGCATTGCATTGATATTCTCAGGGCGTATACTGCCTCCGGGCATTATGGTAATGTCATTTCCATAGCGGGATTGCCAGGCTTTTAGTTTTTCCAATCCGTCAAGGGCTGTTTTGGCTCCTGCGGAGGTCAATATTCTAGTGAAGCCAAGGCTTATAAGTGTGTCTATGGCCGATTCTGGATCTTTCATCTCATCTATGGCCTTATGGAAAGTGAGTTCCAGATCACCGGCTGCCTTGACAAGTGTTTTTAAGCTTGGGATATCCAAGTTGCCATCTGCAGTTAAAGTGCCAATGACTACACCCTGAACTCCTAAGGCTCGTACCGCTTCTACACTGCTGGTCATCTGCCGGATCTCCTCCGCAGTAAAAACAAAATCCCCACCGCGTGGACGAATTAAGACCTGAGTGTTTGTTGTATATGATTCGAGTACTTGTTCCACCAAACTCAGTCTAGGGGTCACACCACCAACTTCCAATTGTTCACAAAGCTCAATGCGGTCTGCACCACCACTAACCGCAGCAGTGACAGATTCCAAACTTGGGGTACAAATTTCTAGCATCATTAATCCATTACAATTTCGTCCAAAAAGGTCCAAGCTTTGTTGCCAGCGCCTTGTTTCCCGTCTGGTATGATTCCGTAATTAGGGATATCAATACGGATACGCGTCACCATTTCTTCGGGCATACCAAAGACCTCATTCGCCACATTAGAAAGCGAGTCCTTTGCAATGATAGCAGTAGTGTTGTAAGAGCGACCGTCGGCAAGCGTCGCACTTATTTGACTTTTGGTCGGGGCGTAGATCCACTGACCCGGTGCATGATAGAATCCCAGTTTGAGTTTGTTGAGTTTAACCGGAGTTTCAAAACGGATGTCTACACGCAGATCGTCTCCCCAAAAGCCCAACCATTCTTTGTCGCCGTGGCGTGTGCTGCTGCCATAGACCCCGTTGTTCAAAGCGGCAATACCTCCGCTGTTGTAGGCCGGGTGTGGTTTTTTATTGAGCTTGATCTTAGCATTGATTCCTTTATGTAGGGTAAAGTCTTGTGTAAAGTTAACCGCATTTGGGTCTGTTTGATCCGCAAAACGCGCTTCTAGCATAGCAGAACGCTCTACCATTATAGGTTCTGAATAATCTATCCAGGCCTGCTCACTTGACCAACGGTATTGAATTTGCTGTTCAGGGAGCGGCCCTGATAAGCTGATTCGGAGCTTGTCTTCCTTACTTATTTCAGCGGTGATCTTTTCCAGAGGATTGTAATAATTACGCCCCATAGCGTCCAGGCGTTTGAGCAGGGGTTTCAGCCTTTTTAAGAAGTCTGGGTAAGAGACCTCGGGCTCTTCTTTAGCGCCACCCCAAACAACCTCTGCCATTGCCATTGTCCGAGGATAAGCCATGTATTGCAGCTTTTCTTCGGTTTGCATATATTCGGTCCAAACATTGCCTTGAGCCCCTAAAACTAGAGCTGCTTGCTTATTATTCAAGGCTTTCGGGATAGGATCAAAACTGTAAACCTTCTCTAGAGGCAAGAATCCACCTATAGCCAAAGGCTGATCTGCAGAATCGTCCTGATAATAGTCAAAATAGGCATGAGAAGTTGGGCTCATGATCACATTGTTGCCAGATTTTGCTGCTTGAATCCCGCCTTCAACACCCCGCCAAGACATCACCGTGGCCGTTGGGTCCAATCCGCCTTCTAAGATCTCGTCCCAACCCAAAAGCTTTTTCCCTTTTCCGTTGAGGTAGCCAGCAATTTCACCGATAAAGAACGACTGTAATTCATGTTCGTCTTTAAGATTTTCATCTTTGATGAGCTGTTGGCAATGCGGACATGCTTTCCACCTTGTTTTTGGGGCCTCATCGCCTCCAATATGAATGTATTCTCCAGGGAAGAGCGCAATGACTTCGTCCAACACATTGAAAAGAAAATCAAAGGTCTCTGGCTTGGGACAAAAAATATCGTCAAAAACACCCCATTTTGTGGCAACAGCAATGGAATCACCGGTACAACCTAAGTCTGGATACGCACTAATGGCAGCCGTGGCATGTCCGGGCATTTCGATCTCTGGAATAACTCTAATGTTCAAGCTTTGTGCATAGGCGACGACTTCTTTGATCTCTTCTTGAGAATAGTAACCTCCGTAGCGCTGGCCATCGAACTTTTGCGGGCTATCGTTATAATGCCCAATTAATGTCTCTGGTCTGTAAGCACCGTGATTGGTGAGCTTCGGATACTTTTTTATTTCAATGCGCCAGCCTTGATCGTCTGTCAAATGCCAATGAAAGCTGTTCATTTTCATTAAGGCCATTACATCTAAATAACGCTTCACTGCATCGACTCCGAAGAAATGTCGCGAAACATCCAAATGCATCCCGCGATGCTCAAATTGTGGGCCGTCGGTAATGGACAAACCAGGAAGTTCAAACTTTTCAAAGGCCAGTTCTTCGGCCCTTTCTAATTCGGTTGGCAGCAATTGTCTTAAGCTTTGCAAACCGTAGAATGCACCAGAGACATCTTTTGCAAATATGCTAATTTGATCGCTAGAAATGTCAAGGCGATAGTGCTCTGCCTCTAAGGTATTGTCACTGATTATTTTAAGCTGTGCCTTGTTGGAGTCGGTTGCGCGGCTCACATTGAAGCTCGGATTCATTCCAAAGTAAGCGTCGATAAAATCAGTGAGATCTTCCGCATAGGAATCTACAAAGTAATTGAGCTCGGCCTCCCAGATAAAACTAGCATCTTGGGGCTGCATCTGTGCAGGCGTGGGCAGTATGGCAACCTCTTCATAACTCAGTTTTGGATGGTCATTGTCAGGGTCGCAAGAAATTAAGGTCAGCGATAGAAAGCAGGCAAAAACAATTAAGCGTTGCATAGAATTTTGGCATCGGTTCTTGGCTAAGTTAAGGATTCCGAATGTGTATTTGACGCCTGATCTCATTTCCGTCGGCATCTACCACCGTGAGTAGATGATCGCCTGCCTTAGGCAAAAGGGCCATTTCATGAAAGGTATCGGTATTGCCTAAATAGGTATTGTCCAGATACCAATAGAGCGTAGTTTCAGATTTTCGATGTGCTACCTTAAAGACCACCTCGCTGGGCTTTTGGCTAAAATCTTGGGCGAGTATAATATCCGAACTGTCCTTCGGGAATATGAACTCCATATTGGGTATCTCCTCTGGAAAACAACCCTGCTTAAATGCCGGCAGCGGTCTGTATTCAGGATGATTCTTGGTGTAATAATGTTCTAAAAAAGGTGGCAGAACGAACCATTTTTCTGCGGTGATATCAGCGGCTGGGTAACAATCTAAATTCACCTGATACTCCTTTTTATCGTCTAAAAATACAGTTCTGTGATAAGGACAGCTCAAGGTCATTACTTTGGCCTTCGCAACCCATTGCTCTTGTACATTTTCGCAATATGCCCCCGCGATATGCCCACTTTTGGTGCAGATGTTTCTTTGAACCAGATCGTCAAAGGGAGGCGGAAAGAATTCACTTTTTGGCAAGGCATCAAAAACACTAAAGAGAAGCGGCGCCGCGGCTTGCACACCTGTAAGACCTGGCCTGCCTTCGCCATCTGCATTTCCAGCCCATACCCCAACAGTGTATTTTGGGGTAACGCCAACTGCCCATGCATCTTTAAAGCCATAAGAAGTGCCCGTTTTCCAGGCTATCTGTTGTGCCCCGTTAAAGCTATCCCAGAGTTCTTGTCCAAAAGGCCGATTCACTTTTTGCAGGGCTTGAAAAGTGTTGAACAAACTCCCCGCAGTAAAAAGAGGGGCCTCGAAAGTGGTCTCGCCAAAGTCGCGCTGACTGTCATTTATGATCTTCGGAGCGGAATATTCTCCAGTTCGGTATTGAGAGGAGTTGCCACTGTAGTGATTTAAGGTGGCTCCCATGGCTGCATAAGCGGCTGTTACTTCCCAGAGTGAAGCTTCTGCGCCTCCTAATATCAAAGACAATCCGTAGTGATTTGCCGGACGATCTATACTATTTAGGCCAGCTCTTTGGAGTTTTCTGTGAAACCGCTCCAGACCATAACTTTCTAAAAGTCGGACTGCCGGAATATTCAGCGAACGCGAAAGGGCTTCGCTGGCCGAAATGGCGCCTTGAAACTCATTGTCAAAATTGCTGGGATTGTATCCGTTGATACTCGTCGGAACATCTTTGACCAACATATCTGGTAATAGGCTTCCGTCTTCTATGGCACTTGCATAGAGCAGTGGTTTTAAAATGCTTCCTGTACTTCTTTTGCTGCGGATAATATCCACGAACACTTGATGCTGCGCGGACGTTGGGCTGTTGCCAACATAGGCCAGTACCTCTCTTTGGTCTGTGGATAAAACTAAAATTGCGGCATTGTGGATCTGATTGGCTTGCAGACCTTGATGATGCAAGCGCATACTGGTGTTGAGTTGCTGCTGAAGCTTATAATCTAAAGTAGTCTTTACCCGCTGTCCTGCTTGTTCTTGCACCATTCTGTCTAATAAATGTGGGGAGAGTTGTGGCAGTGGTAAAGGTTTCCCTGGCAAGGGTTCCTGTACAGACAGCTCGTAATCGGTTTGGGTGAGTTCGCCTCTTTCTAAGAGTTTTTTGAGCAGTCTGTTTCGCTTTTGGAGTAAAACCTCATGCCCTTTTCCTGGATATACCAGGGCAGGTGCGTTGGGCAGTACGGCCAAGGTAGCCATTTGCCCCCAGCTCAGCTCGGTAGCAGGCAGGCCGTAATACCTCCAAGCTGCTGTTTCCAAACCGATCACATTGCCTCCAAAGGGAGCATGCGCTGCATACAGCCCAAGGACTTCCTTTTTACTGTATCTAAACTCCAAGCGAGTAGCCTGGATCATTTCTATGAGCTTTTCGGAATAGGTGCGAGCTTTGTTGTCACGCGACAGACGTATTACCTGTTGGGTAAGCGTACTGCCTCCGCGGCGAGAATCCCTAGTCAAATTATTCCAAAGCGCTTTGGTTACCGCCACCGGATTAACTCCTGGATGCTGGTAGAAATACTCGTCTTCAAAAAGCAGGATGCATCGCTCGAATTTATGAGGCACGTTATCTGAGGCCGGAAATCGCCATTGTCCATCCGCAGCAATTCGCGCCCCCAACAAATAGCCCTCGCGGCTCTCTATCACTGTAGAGGTAGGCGACTCGAATAAAACTCGAGGTAGGCAAAACAACCAATAGAGCAAGCCAGCCAAAATAAGACTTCGCTTTAGGCCTAACCATTTAAGGCATGCTATGAATCTTTTACTTATTCGCATTATTGTTTAACAGTTACCCATTGCCCTTGTGTTCTGGCGTAGTAGTTGTCACTATACATAGTGCTGCTGTGTGTTCCAGCTAAATAATATCGGCCTAAATAAGAGGCATTGACTACCAATTCAAAGGTCTTGGATTTGCCAGATCTCAGATCGAAATAGTAGTTCACTTTGTCATCTCTAATATCTGTATATCGGGCCGGATTCACATGGCCTTGCACGGCAGCTGTAAAATTGGTGTTTACAATTTCCCAGCCACTCGGCACAAGTTGCGTAAGGGAGAGGTCTCTTAGGTCGTCATTGGAGTTGTTCAAAATGTTTATACGAATGTTGAACTCCGTGCCTTGTCGCAATTCGGCCACATCAATGCGCTTGCCTTCTTTATCCAAGAAATCGGTGCGCAGGGATAGATTCTTAGTCGCCGCTTTTTCTGCCCACATCGGATAACGTCCTTGCTGGATCAGTGAGGCATAAATACGACTCTCTCCCGTATTGTTTAGGCTGATGGAATTGTCTCCCATAACAAAGGAAAGTTCTTGCAGTAAGATACTCTTTTCGGAACTCAAGGCTGTAGTTTGTCCATTTTGATTCAAACTCACGCTAAAGGATTTTCCACCATTGATCTTCACCATTTTTCCAAGCGCCAAAAGACTATAGGCCGTCTCTTGGGTATTCAGCCAACGCTCACTGCTTAGTTGGGCCGCTATGGATAGGGCCATTTCGCGTTCGTTTTCGTCTTGCAGCAGGGTCATTATCTCCAAAGCCATAGCCATATTGCGCAAAGCCGAGCCGTAGGTATACCAACTGTATCGTTGATTTTCGAATTTAAGTGTGGCTTTTTCTAACAGTTCTAATGCTGCGGATTTGTTGCCAGTCAGGGCGTATGCCCCGGCTAAGCGCCACAGTGCGGCATTGGTTAATCCGCCACTTTTTCTGAGCCTGTTCATGGCTGCCAGTTCGGGCTGCCCGGCCAAAGCCAAGGTGTATAAGCGATACGCTTGGGCATGTGTTGTGTTATACGATTGCGATGATTTGCGCCATTGTTTGGCCGCAAGACGTTGATAGCGGGTCCAATTAGAAAGGAACCCTATTGGTAAGGTATATCCCTGTTGTTTGGCCTCTAATAAAAAATGACCTGCATAAGAGGTTCCCCAATCACTAGATTGGGACTCACCCATCCAATAACCCATACCGCCAGAGGTGTTCTGGAATTGTCCTAGACGGCGTATCGCAGCTTTGATATTCTCTTCCGTACGACGCGCTTGGGTTGAGCTTAGGGCAACCAGATCTTTGAGATAGAGCTGCGGAAAAGCACCCGAGGTGGTTTGTTCCACACAGCCATGTGGATATTGGATCAAATAATCCAAACGCTTTTCCAGATCCATAGGAGGAATGGTAGACAATTCTAGAGTCACCTTGTTCGTCCCTGCGGTACCGAAAGTTGCAAAGTCGATCTGTTTCTGCGTTCCCGCTTCTACCGTATAGGTTTTAGATGTTCTGCTGATGGGATTCGGATTGTAAATATCGATCTCCAAGGGGTAAGACGCCTTATGGCTTCCGCTTTGTGCTAGGACTTTAATGTTTTGTACTGCATCGCTGGCTTGGATCTCGTATTCAAAGTTCACGATCTGTTCCCCTGGGCTATCAAAACGAACCGTCTTTGTAGCACTTCCCGTTGGTTTTAATCCGGAGGAGGTTTCTATGCTCACTTGTGCTTGTTTTACCTTTGGATCCATAGCAAACACAGTCACAGGCAGCGTGAGTTTCTCACCGGGAGAAAGCTTCCTGGGCACCGAGGCCAAGACCATCAGCGGAGTGCGCACTGGTGTGACCACTTCTGTCTTACCATAGGCCTGAGTTTGATTGTATCCCGCAACTACCATGGTTTTTACAGACCCTATGTAATTGGGCATGGTCAAGGTATGTGTGGCAGACTGCCCGGGGTCTAATTTAAAGGGCCCCAGATAACTTACCACAGGTTTAAAGCGGTCTGCTTTTCTGTTCTTGGCTCCCGCTGCAGCATCGCCACCACCTATTGCGTAGAAATTGTCAACCTGTGTAGAGAAGGCCCCCATCACCAAATCGTAGATATCAAAGGTCTTAACCCCTAAGGCTTGTCGAGCGTAAAAAGCTTTGTGAATATCTGGCGTGCTGAATCTGGTGAGATCCAAAAGGCCTTCGTCCACCACCGCTAGGGTATAGGTCATAGCTTTGCCATTGGATTCAGATACCGTTACCTGATAGTCAGTTTCTGGTTTCAATTCAGAGGGTATTTGAAGTTGTGGGGACAGCTCGGTCTTCGGATTGTTAACCATTATAGGAACCACACCGTAGAGTCGCATAGGCAGGTCGTTTTTGGTTCGCTCGTGCGGTTGCAACAAACTGATGTTGATATACACATTAGGAGCCATCTCTGGAGTAATGTCTAAAGAAAGCTCTGTATTACCTTGCTGTGTCTTAACCCACTGATAAT encodes:
- a CDS encoding copper homeostasis protein CutC, coding for MMLEICTPSLESVTAAVSGGADRIELCEQLEVGGVTPRLSLVEQVLESYTTNTQVLIRPRGGDFVFTAEEIRQMTSSVEAVRALGVQGVVIGTLTADGNLDIPSLKTLVKAAGDLELTFHKAIDEMKDPESAIDTLISLGFTRILTSAGAKTALDGLEKLKAWQSRYGNDITIMPGGSIRPENINAMLSCGFGAIHSAAIKKGESHSDENTVKALARALKDQRKG
- a CDS encoding beta-N-acetylhexosaminidase, which translates into the protein MQRLIVFACFLSLTLISCDPDNDHPKLSYEEVAILPTPAQMQPQDASFIWEAELNYFVDSYAEDLTDFIDAYFGMNPSFNVSRATDSNKAQLKIISDNTLEAEHYRLDISSDQISIFAKDVSGAFYGLQSLRQLLPTELERAEELAFEKFELPGLSITDGPQFEHRGMHLDVSRHFFGVDAVKRYLDVMALMKMNSFHWHLTDDQGWRIEIKKYPKLTNHGAYRPETLIGHYNDSPQKFDGQRYGGYYSQEEIKEVVAYAQSLNIRVIPEIEMPGHATAAISAYPDLGCTGDSIAVATKWGVFDDIFCPKPETFDFLFNVLDEVIALFPGEYIHIGGDEAPKTRWKACPHCQQLIKDENLKDEHELQSFFIGEIAGYLNGKGKKLLGWDEILEGGLDPTATVMSWRGVEGGIQAAKSGNNVIMSPTSHAYFDYYQDDSADQPLAIGGFLPLEKVYSFDPIPKALNNKQAALVLGAQGNVWTEYMQTEEKLQYMAYPRTMAMAEVVWGGAKEEPEVSYPDFLKRLKPLLKRLDAMGRNYYNPLEKITAEISKEDKLRISLSGPLPEQQIQYRWSSEQAWIDYSEPIMVERSAMLEARFADQTDPNAVNFTQDFTLHKGINAKIKLNKKPHPAYNSGGIAALNNGVYGSSTRHGDKEWLGFWGDDLRVDIRFETPVKLNKLKLGFYHAPGQWIYAPTKSQISATLADGRSYNTTAIIAKDSLSNVANEVFGMPEEMVTRIRIDIPNYGIIPDGKQGAGNKAWTFLDEIVMD
- the pbpC gene encoding penicillin-binding protein 1C; translation: MRISKRFIACLKWLGLKRSLILAGLLYWLFCLPRVLFESPTSTVIESREGYLLGARIAADGQWRFPASDNVPHKFERCILLFEDEYFYQHPGVNPVAVTKALWNNLTRDSRRGGSTLTQQVIRLSRDNKARTYSEKLIEMIQATRLEFRYSKKEVLGLYAAHAPFGGNVIGLETAAWRYYGLPATELSWGQMATLAVLPNAPALVYPGKGHEVLLQKRNRLLKKLLERGELTQTDYELSVQEPLPGKPLPLPQLSPHLLDRMVQEQAGQRVKTTLDYKLQQQLNTSMRLHHQGLQANQIHNAAILVLSTDQREVLAYVGNSPTSAQHQVFVDIIRSKRSTGSILKPLLYASAIEDGSLLPDMLVKDVPTSINGYNPSNFDNEFQGAISASEALSRSLNIPAVRLLESYGLERFHRKLQRAGLNSIDRPANHYGLSLILGGAEASLWEVTAAYAAMGATLNHYSGNSSQYRTGEYSAPKIINDSQRDFGETTFEAPLFTAGSLFNTFQALQKVNRPFGQELWDSFNGAQQIAWKTGTSYGFKDAWAVGVTPKYTVGVWAGNADGEGRPGLTGVQAAAPLLFSVFDALPKSEFFPPPFDDLVQRNICTKSGHIAGAYCENVQEQWVAKAKVMTLSCPYHRTVFLDDKKEYQVNLDCYPAADITAEKWFVLPPFLEHYYTKNHPEYRPLPAFKQGCFPEEIPNMEFIFPKDSSDIILAQDFSQKPSEVVFKVAHRKSETTLYWYLDNTYLGNTDTFHEMALLPKAGDHLLTVVDADGNEIRRQIHIRNP